The Natrinema saccharevitans genome includes the window CGTTTCCGACGACCCAAAGGATTTACAGTTCCTAATTACATCTAATTACACGAGATGACCGAGAACTTCCCCGACTACGTCGACGTCGATTACGACGACGGCAACGGCGAAGACCCCGAAGACTACCAGCACATTCAGGACAAGATCGAGAAGGCCATCGAGGTCACCCGCGAGGGGCTCGAGGCCTACGAGAACCCGGCCGTGATGTGGACCGGCGGCAAGGACTCGACGCTGACGCTGTACTTCATCAAGGAGGTCGCCGACCGCTTCGACCTCGAGGTACCGCCCGCGGTCTTTATCGACCACTACCAGCACTTCGAGGGGATCCACGACTTCGTCGACCACTGGGCCGACGAGTGGGACCTCGAGGTCATTTACGCGCGCAACGAAGACGTCGGCGAGTACGTCGACGAACACGGTCTCGAGCCCGGCGACGACATCGAGATCTCCGAACTCTCCGAGCACAACCAACATCACGTCCGGGAGATCCTCGAGTACGAGGAGGACACTTTCCCGTTCCTGCTGGACACCTACGTCGGCAACCACCTGCTGAAGACGGTCGCGCTCAACGACGCCCTGGAGGAGTACGACATCGACGGCGTCATCTCCGGCGTCCGCTGGGACGAACAGGAGGCCCGCGCCGACGAGACGTTCTTCTCGCCGCGACACGACCCCGACATCTACCCGCCCCACGACCGCATCCAGCCCATCCTGCAGTTCGACGAGGCCGCCGTCTGGGAGGCCTTCTGGAACTTCGTCGTGCCGGACACCGTCGACGAGTTCCCGGAAGAGGGCTACGTCCCGGAGGCCGATGACGACCTCCCCGAGGGTGTCACCCAGGACGACGTTCCGATCTCGCCGAAGTACTTCGCCGGCTTCCGCTCGCTGGGCAGCGAGGTCAGCACGGAAAAGAGCGACGAGGACCCCGCCTGGCTTCAGGATCTCGAGGGGACGACCGAACGCGCCGGCCGCGCCCAGGACAAGGAGGACCTGATGGAGCGACTGCGCGATCTGGGTTATATGTAGGGTGGTACGGCCGGCTTGACACCCTTCAAATTACACCGCCAAATGCATAATTAGACTTATACTTTTTCGGTTTTGATTATATGAACACTATGTTTCACCTTCTGCATAAACGCTAAAGTGTCCAGCTGGCAGCTCATCCTGATATAAATCATAATCGTTCTGACTTCGGAAATGGGTGACTCCATTGATTGCATTAGTGCTAGATACACTCCCTTTTCCATCGAATTTGATTTTATGTCTTCCTGACTGACCAGTATCA containing:
- a CDS encoding phosphoadenosine phosphosulfate reductase family protein; this encodes MTENFPDYVDVDYDDGNGEDPEDYQHIQDKIEKAIEVTREGLEAYENPAVMWTGGKDSTLTLYFIKEVADRFDLEVPPAVFIDHYQHFEGIHDFVDHWADEWDLEVIYARNEDVGEYVDEHGLEPGDDIEISELSEHNQHHVREILEYEEDTFPFLLDTYVGNHLLKTVALNDALEEYDIDGVISGVRWDEQEARADETFFSPRHDPDIYPPHDRIQPILQFDEAAVWEAFWNFVVPDTVDEFPEEGYVPEADDDLPEGVTQDDVPISPKYFAGFRSLGSEVSTEKSDEDPAWLQDLEGTTERAGRAQDKEDLMERLRDLGYM